Proteins co-encoded in one Setaria viridis chromosome 9, Setaria_viridis_v4.0, whole genome shotgun sequence genomic window:
- the LOC117839654 gene encoding uncharacterized protein yields the protein MARTKFVALSLIVLLSIGLANAARVARYVSAGGGGGGGGGGGGGQDGGSGYGSGSGSGYGHAGGYGSNGGAYAEGGGQGGGGGGGQYGGSGSGSGSGSGYGQAGGYGPNGGTYAQGGGQGGGGGGEQYGGSSSGSGSGSGYGQAGEYGPYGGGYAQGGGQGGGGGGGQNGGSGQGSGSGSGYGQARGYGPYGGGYTQAGGQGGGGGGGQIGSSGSGYGSGSGSGSGSAGSGDWHP from the coding sequence ATGGCTAGAACCAAGTTCGTAGCCCTTAGCCTCATCGTCCTCCTTAGCATTGGACTAGCCAATGCTGCAAGGGTAGCGAGATATGTGAGTGctgggggaggaggtggtggagggggaggcggtggcggtggacaAGATGGTGGATCAGGATATGGTTCCGGTTCCGGTTCTGGGTATGGTCATGCTGGTGGGTATGGGTCTAATGGTGGGGCATATGCAGAGGGAGGCGGCcaaggtggaggtggtggtggaggacaaTATGGGGGTTCTGGGTCTGGTTCCGGTTCGGGTTCTGGGTACGGTCAAGCTGGCGGGTATGGGCCCAATGGTGGCACATATGCTCAGGGAGGTGGTcagggtggaggtggtggtggagaacAATACGGGGGTTCTAGCTCAGGTTCTGGATCTGGCTCTGGGTACGGTCAGGCTGGCGAGTATGGGCCCTATGGCGGCGGGTATGCTCAGGGAGGTGGCcaaggtggaggtggtggtggtggacaaaATGGTGGATCGGGACAAGGTTCTGGATCTGGCTCTGGGTATGGTCAGGCTCGCGGATATGGCCCTTATGGCGGTGGATACACTCAAGCGGGTGGtcaaggtggtggtggcggtggtggacaaATTGGTTCAAGCGGCAGTGGATATGGAAGTGGCTCAGGAAGCGGGTCTGGGAGTGCTGGCAGTGGTGATTGGCACCCATAA